In Capsicum annuum cultivar UCD-10X-F1 chromosome 8, UCD10Xv1.1, whole genome shotgun sequence, the genomic window CAATCCTATTATTCCGGGAAATACAAATCTTTTTTTTACAGTCCAGCTTGCATGCAACTCAACTAATTCCGGGAAGTACAAACAGTGGCGGATGTAGAGTAGAAGGTGTGGGTTCCCGGGACCCACACCCACTACCGTAAGGcttaaaattacatagaaaaatcatcaaaagttataaatattaataggtgGGAACCCATAACTAAACCAAGGGATAGCTTAGTGGGAAAGGAGCCTGGGAACTCACAAGTTTGAAATTTTGGATCCGCCTCTGAGTACAAATCTCAAAActaagaaataccaaaaattaagCAACACTAACACTTAACATATCAAAATTAAGCATACGCATCCACAAATATGTACCTGCAGAGAGCACCAAGCCAAATTGAAGATGCTAACAAGCCAGAGAATTGCATAAAGAGCAGCTACTACATGTGATCTGCTATTAGAAACCTTCGAGAAGCTTCTCTTAGCTTGAGAAGCCAAATACAGAACAAACAGTGCTGAAGGAACTATCATCAACACATTATGCCATAAACCATGGCACTCCACCAACCAACCGTACAACCAACTGCCGCCACCGCCGCCGCCGTCTGCTCCGACCACGGAAGAAGACGGTGGTAGCTCCGCCACTATGGATTCAACAGATCTCATTATTCAATTAATCATCAAAAGCCCTAACTTTAGCTAATTCGTATAATTATCAGATAACTGGTCGGAGTTTGGAACCGGTTTAGGTAGAAAATGGAATCGTACTCTTTTTTTTGCGGCGTTTTTTTAATTGAAAGGAAAAAGTAAAACCATGACTGCATTACACGTGTCCAATGGATTTCTAAAATTGTGTGCAATTATTAATCCTCAAATAATAGCGAAATTATTGGTTACATCCTTTTCAATTTTGTTACAAGACATTGACATTTTAGTATACCTCCTTTAATCTTTACTTCTCAACTATTTGAcacaagtttaaaaaataataattaaaataattttactatatcagtttttaactataatattttaaagaatatactagataatgaaaaaatttaatagcacaaataaaataaacttaaaaggataaattatttattaatataccTATTTTTAGTATAATAGCTGAGTAAATATGAACGAAGAGAGCATTTCTTAGTCATCATTTATTTGCTTAATATTCATATCTTGGTTCATTAAATACATTTGTTTTCATTAAAACACAAGCAAAGTACTTAAATGGTCTTAACAGGTTTTAATCATTATGATGTAGAACAAAATTTTAATATCATTAAGAGTAATTTTGTATGTTTATATTCACCGATCACGACCACTTAGAAACTTTATCACCTCACAACCACTACTAGCATTAGCGGACATTATTATTGGCAACCACTACTATCAGTTGCTACCACATATATCACATctgtaattataattatattaatcGTCATCACCACCGCCATCACAATTAATCAGCCATAATTATGACTCATTCCTACTAATTAACCAACTTCAACATCATAACTAGCACCGTCAACTACCACCAATACATTGTCGACTACCACATGTTCTTCAATCACCACCATCATTATCATCGCTACTACTCGGGTTATAAGTCTCGAGTCTTGAATAGGAGTCAAGTCTCAAGTCCCAAGGCAAGGTTGGGTCTCAGTCTTGGCTTAAGGTCAGTCTCAAATCCCGAGTTATAGTCGGGGCTTGAGTCTCGAACAAAGTCGGGTCAAACTTGGGTTTGGGATCCCAAATCAGGGTCGAGTCTCTTGTATGAGGTTGGGCTCGGGTCTCAAATTAAGCCTTGGGCCAAGTTTTTGTCACAAGTCAAGATTAGGCTCAAGTGTTGAGTAAGTGTCAAGTCTCGAGCCCAAGGTCGATAAGAGTCGAGTCTCAAGACAAGGCTGGGACTTGGGTCCCAATTTAGGATTGGGTCTTAGGTCAGGGTATAGTCGAGTCTTGGGCATCGTGTTTCGAGTTAGAGTTGAGGGTTATCAGGGGCGGCTTAACCAGTATGGTGGCCTAAAGCAAAACTTCAATAAGAGGCTTTATGATTTTATtcgaaaaaacaaaaagaatcatATACTACATACAATGTCttgaagtcttttttttttagtttttctatatacAAAGTTGTTATAATCCTCATGCCATTGATATCATACGcctattgaaataaattttgaaaaaatacgCTATCCATAGATCTTTCAAAAGCAAATTAATCTATATGAGTTGTGTAAATACTATTAAATCATATTTATatactgtagaaggtacatattTTGTTTTCGAGATTTCAAATCTCTTTGAAGAGGTTGACCTATAAAAAGAATTTACATTAACGAATGAAGATGTGCGATAATTTTAAATACTTTGTCAGATCCAATTGATGTGACACTTCTTatttttcaagattcaaacttcTTAACTTCTGATTCTATGCTTATATATAGGAATCATTAAAATTTcgaataaaatttatatattttgaaaaaaaaataacttatttgacTCTTAAAATTCAAACACTATCACATATATTGagacaaaaaatataatatatacacatattatgAAATCACAtatattgagataaaaaaaataatatatacatatattgtgaAATTTTGATACCCTCAGCCGCCCCCGAGATTATTGAAGTTCGAATCTCGGGCTAGGGTTTCAGTAGGTTGAGGGCGTGGGTTATAAGTCAAATCCAAAGTTTTGAGCCTGATGGATGGTAGGAAAGGCGTGGACCCAAGCAAAGGGTGGAGTGGGGNNNNNNNNNNNNNNNNNNNNNNNNNNNNNNNNNNNNNNNNNNNNNNNNNNNNNNNNNNNNNNNNNNNNNNNNNNNNNNNNNNNNNNNNNNNNNNNNNNNNNNNNNNNNNNNNNNNNNNNNNNNNNNNNNNNNNNNNNNNNNNNNNNNNNNNNNNNNNNNNNNNNNNNNNNNNNNNNNNNNNNNNNNNNNNNNNNNNNNNNNNNNNNNNNNNNNNNNNNNNNNNNNNNNNNNNNNNNNNNNNNNNNNNNNNNNNNNNNNNNNNNNNNNNNNNNNNNNNNNNNNNNNNNNNNNNNNNNNNNNNNNNNNNNNNNNNNNNNNNNNNNNNNNNNNNNNNNNNNNNNNNNNNNNNNNNNNNNNNNNNNNNNNNNNNNNNNNNNNNNNNNNNNNNNNNNNNNNNNNNNNNNNNNNNNNNNNNNNNNNNNNNNNNNNNNNNNNNNNNNNNNNNNNNNNNNNNNNNNNNNNNNNNNNNNNNNNNNNNNNNNNNNNNNNNNNNNNNNNNNNNNNNNNNNNNNNNNNNNNNNNNNNNNNNNNNNNNNNNNNNNNNNNNNNNNNNNNNNNNNNNNNNNNNNNNNNNNNNNNNNNNNNNNNNNNNNNNNNNNNNNNNNNNNNNNNNNNNNNNNNNNNNNNNNNNNNNNNNNNNNNNNNNNNNNNNNNNNNNNNNNNNNNNNNNNNNNNNNNNNNNNNNNNNNNNNNNNNNNNNNNNNNNNNNNNNNNNNNNNNNNNNNNNNNNNNNNNNNNNNNNNNNNNNNNNNNNNNNNNNNNNNNNNNNNNNNNNNNNNNNNNNNNNNNNNNNNNNNNNNNNNNNNNNNNNNNNNNNNNNNNNNNNNNNNNNNNNNNNNNNNNNNNNNNNNNNNNNNNNNNNNNNNNNNNNNNNNNNNNNNNNNNNNNNNNNNNNNNNNNNNNNNNNNNNNNNNNNNNNNNNNNNNNNNNNNNNNNNNNNNNNNNNNNNNNNNNNNNNNNNNNNNNNNNNNNNNNNNNNNNNNNNNNNNNNNNNNNNNNNNNNNNNNNNNNNNNNNNNNNNNNNNNNNNNNNNNNNNNNNNNNNNNNNNNNNNNNNNNNNNNNNNNNNNNNNNNNNNNNNNNNNNNNNNNNNNNNNNNNNNNNNNNNNNNNNNNNNNNNNNNNNNNNNNNNNNNNNNNNNNNNNNNNNNNNNNNNNNNNNNNNNNNNNNNNNNNNNNNNNNNNNNNNNNNNNNNNNNNNNNNNNNNNNNNNNNNNNNNNNNNNNNNNNNNNNNNNNNNNNNNNNNNNNNNNNNNNNNNNNNNNNNNNNNNNNNNNNNNNNNNNNNNNNNNNNNNNNNNNNNNNNNNNNNNNNNNNNNNNNNNNNNNNNNNNNNNNNNNNNNNNNNNNNNNNNNNNNNNNNNNNNNNNNNNNNNNNNNNNNNNNNNNNNNNNNNNNNNNNNNNNNNNNNNNNNNNNNNNNNNNNNNNNNNNNNNNNNNNNNNNNNNNNNNNNNNNNNNNNNNNNNNNNNNNNNNNNNNNNNNNNNNNNNNNNNNNNNNNNNNNNNNNNNNNNNNNNNNNNNNNNNNNNNNNNNNNNNNNNNNNNNNNNNNNNNNNNNNNNNNNNNNNNNNNNNNNNNNNNNNNNNNNNNNNNNNNNNNNNNNNNNNNNNNNNNNNNNNNNNNNNNNNNNNNNNNNNNNNNNNNNNNNNNNNNNNNNNNNNNNNNNNNNNNNNNNNNNNNNNNNNNNNNNNNNNNNNNNNNNNNNNNNNNNNNNNNNNNNNNNNNNNNNNNNNNNNNNNNNNNNNNNNNNNNNNNNNNNNNNNNNNNNNNNNNNNNNNNNNNNNNNNNNNNNNNNNNNNNNNNNNNNNNNNNNNNNNNNNNNNNNNNNNNNNNNNNNNNNNNNNNNNNNNNNNNNNNNNNNNNNNNNNNNNNNNNNNNNNNNNNNNNNNNNNNNNNNNNNNNNNNNNNNNNNNNNNNNNNNNNNNNNNNNNNNNNNNNNNNNNNNNNNNNNNNNNNNNNNNNNNNNNNNNNNNNNNNNNNNNNNNNNNNNNNNNNNNNNNNNNNNNNNNNNNNNNNNNNNNNNNNNNNNNNNNNNNNNNNNNNNNNNNNNNNNNNNNNNNNNNNNNNNNNNNNNNNNNNNNNNNNNNNNNNNNNNNNNNNNNNNNNNNNNNNNNNNNNNNNNNNNNNNNNNNNNNNNNNNNNNNNNNNNNNNNNNNNNNNNNNNNNNNNNNNNNNNNNNNNNNNNNNNNNNNNNNNNNNNNNNNNNNNNNNNNNNNNNNNNNNNNNNNNNNNNNNNNNNNNNNNNNNNNNNNNNNNNNNNNNNNNNNNNNNNNNNNNNNNNNNNNNNNNNNNNNNNNNNNNNNNNNNNNNNNNNNNNNNNNNNNNNNNNNNNNNNNNNNNNNNNNNNNNNNNNNNNNNNNNNNNNNNNNNNNNNNNNNNNNNNNNNNNNNNNNNNNNNNNNNNNNNNNNNNNNNNNNNNNNNNNNNNNNNNNNNNNNNNNNNNNNNNNNNNNNNNNNNNNNNNNNNNNNNNNNNNNNNNNNNNNNNNNNNNNNNNNNNNNNNNNNNNNNNNNNNNNNNNNNNNNNNNNNNNNNNNNNNNNNNNNNNNNNNNNNNNNNNNNNNNNNNNNNNNNNNNNNNNNNNNNNNNNNNNNNNNNNNNNNNNNNNNNNNNNNNNNNNNNNNNNNNNNNNNNNNNNNNNNNNNNNNNNNNNNNNNNNNNNNNNNNNNNNNNNNNNNNNNNNNNNNNNNNNNNNNNNNNNNNNNNNNNNNNNNNNNNNNNNNNNNNNNNNNNNNNNNNNNNNNNNNNNNNNNNNNNNNNNNNNNNNNNNNNNNNNNNNNNNNNNNNNNNNNNNNNNNNNNNNNNNNNNNNNNNNNNNNNNNNNNNNNNNNNNNNNNNNNNNNNNNNNNNNNNNNNNNNNNNNNNNNNNNNNNNNNNNNNNNNNNNNNNNNNNNNNNNNNNNNNNNNNNNNNNNNNNNNNNNNNNNNNNNNNNNNNNNNNNNNNNNNNNNNNNNNNNNNNNNNNNNNNNNNNNNNNNNNNNNNNNNNNNNNNNNNNNNNNNNNNtgttagggttcttagattaatgaatattgagtgtcaagtttctatctgtttctttgtaaatcttgttaacattgtgttgttgaatataaaagtatagtgaagccgtgtgggactctttcgattcactagcaatattgtctttgttgttcttgttgttaaactcacttttctagttcaaacaagtgttgcaatcctagtgaagccgtgtgtggccattttcgattcactagcactttgttggtcatcttgttgttcttatgttggttggaatctcttgatacacgcTTAGCATTGTATCAGACCATTCAAAGGAATTGAGTCAAGTTGGACAAATCATGACCGAGCCCGTTTCAGCTCACTAACTTTCGGCTAATTTTAGCCCTATACACTAACCGTACGTGTATAttacctaaattcaaaataaaagtcaagCAATGAAATATTTACTAATAAGTATATATAGTTAACTTTCTATATGTGGACGGCAATTAAAACACCTCAATTATTCGTAAAAACAAGACTTTTGAAGAAATGTAAAATATAGTGTCATTACAGTACTTTATAGTGAATGAAACATGTGATTAGTGAAAGCAAGTGGATTATGGCTCTCTTCCTCCTCCTCATCATGAAGTTGATGAATTGGGTCAAAACTTGGAGAGTTATTAGCAGTACAGGTATCAGCTGATCCATGCAGTTGGTGATCAAAAGCAGTACTACTAGTGGAGTTATTGAAATTGCTGGCACCATTAATGTTGTTGATGAGCTTAATATTGTTTGAAACAGATGAATTGTTTGAGTAACTTGGCTGTAGAATTGCAACGTGTTGTTCTTGTTGCTGTTGTTGTGAATATTgaaaggagtttgccactgcATATCTGCTGTTCATTACCTGTGTCTGCACTAATGCTAGCTCTGCTTGTAAGGATGCCACCTACAGAATAAAATTTCCAGTTGTACTTGCTCATGTCAGTCTCTTCTTATTTCAGGCTcaaattttgtaattttcttaTGCAGCTGTGAAATGTTGAAGAAGGATTAGCTCAGTTAAAGAATATACTAACCTTTTATTTTAACCTACTTTATTTTCTATGTTACTAATCTCAATCTTTACTACCAGTTATttgtatttatcttttaattaGGTGATCATTTGATCGTGTGTATATAAAAGTTGAAGTACTCATCTAAGAATCGAGTAACGATTTCATAGTTCAATTTTTTAGAAACTATATGTTAAAATTATGTAGGGGACATAAAGACACAAAAACTCACCCTAGGCCTAGCTAGCTCAATAGTGTTGAAAATGATCATCAATCTTAACTCCATTCATCAACCTTATTATAGTTGTTTGAGAAAATACCAGGGTCCAGGAGTAGTACTAATATTCACCACGGCAAAGCCAGTTTAACTAAGGATCTTCAAGAATCAATAGcatatatgtataaaaagttaCTTACTTTAATGTGAGATGTATGTATATAATTTTTCGATGAAGAATATTTGACTGACATTTTCTCGACATAATACGTAGCTACACCTACACATTAGTAATAATTCTACCATGATATCACAGAGTATGTAAACCTGTTGTTGCAAAGCAAGAATGGTTGACACACAACCATAAACAGGATCCGAGAGCCTAGCCTGAGCCTCATAAGTCACCGTAACCACCGCGTCTTGCCGCCTGTTAGCCGGAATGTGCAACAATAGCTTAGACACATTGCTGGCTCCGAACACCTTGTGCACGGCTGCAAACCGAGCTGCACCTTGGTCCGAACCAAAATAGGGAGCGAAAACGCACCCATTGATGCATTTTCTTCTCAAGAACTTGCATGCACCACAAGGGGCCGTGGAAGCCGGAAGAGCGCCCGAGCCTTGCGGCTCCATGGCCCCTGCAGCACGCTTTCCGAGGCCCCTAATACGCCGGTTCTGATCCGATGCGCCATCACTTGGTGGCTCATCCATGTTGCTAGTAAGAGGGAGAGTGAGTGGCTCATCCATGTTGCTAGCAAGAGGGAGAGTGAGTGTTTAGTTAGTAGTGTAATTAGAAGAGAGAGTATTTAAAAGACTTGTttataagaaaaagaatgaacAAATGCACGTAACTCTCGTGAAGGTAAAGACGTTAAGGTTGGTGAGTTGagaatggggggggggggggggggggggggcaataGGAATGTACTTCTTGGGTGTGAGGGGCACGTGCAAAGAGAGTTGTGCATATGTTCACTTTCGGTACTGTGTTTTTTCAAAAAGTTTTCAATCTCATCACCAAAGATTTATTTATATGTCATATTAGCAAGAAAACATAGAAAGCTTATAAGCCCTACCCCAAATATACACTCTTAACTACTTAAGCTTCATTTGTGTTTATTATGATTGAGACTTTTGAATGTCAATGCATATTTGAATCATTAAGATGTTGTctttaaatatgaaaattgaataattaagactatttattttttaatattggaatatgcaaattttatttatttgcatatataactattaattcaaagaaaaaaataattatatattaaaaaaatatttgatttaatacaacaaaattattatttgattggaaaaaatatttatatttgttagtgataatggagatggtttgtaatggcggtggtggtggtaatgattgatgttagtgatgaGTAATgttggtgatagttgtgatggtagcGATGTTAGACATTGTATTGACTATTATGATGGTGGCGAGTGGCAGTGGCGGGGGTAGTGATGTGCAGTTGGTTGATATttgtagttggaggtgttgattgtgatagcttaattaaaaataaatttatgatggttgacgatgtgttggtgattgttggagatgttgttagctgtgatggtggagatgattaTTAGTAAAGATATATTGTAGCGATGATGGTGTTTGAAGCAGTCGTAGAGGTGGAGACACCGATGACAATGGCGGTGGTGGTGATGGTCAAAGAAGTGGatgttgatgatgtgttagtggtagttagaggtgCCACTAGTTGTGATAGACGAGTTGGTCAGTAGTTGAGATCAACCGATAGTAGTGGATGATgatgttggtgttggtattaacATTGACGTTGACGGTGGTGCTATATAGCGGTGGATATAATTAAGATAATGGAGGTGGTATAGATATGGTAACAACTGAAAATTGTGCTTGACAGTGATGGtagtggcagaggtggttagtggtggtgatggatgattatggatagagtggtgatgaatattatccaacacaagAATACCTCTTAATAATTAAGACTTAGTTCCAGATTTAATTGATTAAGATCTagtcagacctattaagagtcaaaatcttaataaaaaccaAATGCACTTAATGATTGGAAGTCTGAATCATTAAGATTCAGATCTCCATGAAGTGCAGACAAATAAAACCTTACTTGGTATTAATTGTTACAGTAAGGTAATAATTTTTACTAAGGTGATTCTAAATATAAGATCGAAAAGTAAATATATGAAAAAGTTGGAGAGAATACTCAACATtgctatatatagagagagataaaattctaattttgacCTTGTGTGACTTTATTAATTGATTAATAAAAATGTTTGTTCCTTTGATCGtatgattaattaatttatatatatgtcgGTAAAAGACTATAGAGAGATTTTCTTAATTGATATCCCGACATGCATGTTTTTGTGCCTGATTAGGTCTTGTCCTTGTACAAACTATAATTTACCTTTAAATGCATTtctatttcaccaaaaaaaaattgggatGAGTCTAATTGAACAACATAACATTGATATTACTAGTATAATAGGACAAGACCAACCTTATATGTCAGAAGACATAAAGTCATTACACGCATCTCAATTAATTTCACGTCATATTTCCATTAGCAATACTTACCAAATAACTATATTTACCTATGCTAAGACATATTTTATATTTGCTGAGATCTGATATGGAATCTCATAATTTTCCCTTCACTTCATTAACCAATACACCACACTGCTATTAATTGTTATGGTTGTTGTTTAATTTAGAGAAAAACAACATAGGGGTGACTTTGTGGACGGTTGGGGGAGTTTAGAGTTTGTTATGATTGAAGGGGCTGTCTGTGAAGGAAGGACACAAGATTTATGCTGCCCGTGGCGTGTGGGAAGGTGGAAACTAGACGTATTTAGTTAATCATCATAACATATCATGGAAATAATACTTATGCTAGTCTACTATATCATGCTTTCTTTGCACTTGATGCAAGGCTTTGCATCACCACCCTGTATACTAACTCTAGAAAAATAAGTGGATTTGtaattttgtatttatgttttgtgatCAGTATGTAAGCAAAAAATGTTATATATCCTTCTAAGAATATTTGTGTATAATTTAGATAAATAACATGAGAAATGGGAGTGGAGTGGTGGGTGGGGTGGTAGGGATACGGGGGCTATGGTGGTAGGATGAAGATGCGGTGTGCTGGTGATTGGCGGGTGCATGGGGAGGAGAAATGTAAATTACGAAATGTCACTTAGCTTGTTGAActtgtttcccttctttctttattttcgtCATTTTTATAGAactttttcttttagagaaaatattttttaaaagttttgatCAATCGAACAtaggaatatgaaaaatattttctccttaATACCTAATATGTCACGAGTTTCGACTGTTTTCTAAGCATGTGGTACGGGTTTCagaaaaaattcaatatatatgcaTGTGTGTGTGCGTGTTGAGAAATATATTAAGCATATTACTACACAAATTGTGAACCCGATATCAGAAATAAGTTGTGAGTTAATTTGCGAGTAGAATTATTAAACCTCGTGAACTTTAAATTTTGTCCAACTCCTATAAAACGTATTTGTTTTGTCAtgaatatcaaaaaatatttcaccttatttagaatttttaaaggtGGAGTTGTGTTTTTCATACtttttatgataaatatttttataatttaaatatttttttcaaaaataaaatatgatttaaacatgAAATGCGGTTTAAGTATGattatattatgaaaataaaaataagattttgATTGCTTTACAAATTCTCAAGtcatatttgaaatttttattgtcAAGcactaatttttaaataaagtaaaaaaaatcaaaaaagaaataaattttcatggccaaaaaATCCTTTAAacattttttatattcattgtAATACTATCATTGGATTGTAATTAACCCTTCTATATCAATATTCTATATCAAATgcacatattttattttctttcaaaagctTATCAAACAATCTACTTTCCTCAAAATAAGCatttttgcaaagaaaatacttcatccattttttttatatacatgctttatttttttgagttaattagactaaattttaaagttaaattaaattaattatatttaaaaaaattaaaatttaaatattaaaaaattaaataaaaaatattataaattatatttttttaatttaattatgaaatatatattaaaatattgatcaaaatctACGTCATTTGACtcgaaaagaaataaaaaaacatttaaaaagCAATGGAGGAAAGTAAATACTCTTTCCTTTTTAAATGTTTCGCCACATAAACTAGTATTATATGTGATCATAAAATTTCAGAATATAAAGAGACACTGTTATTTTAACTCTAAGttactcataatttttttttaaataatttaaatttatattcataatcaaacattttttaaaattttcaaaattttaacttaatttttttttttccaaactcACAATTTTCATGGCAAGACAACCTTATTTTTAACAAAAGGACATTGGGGTTTATTGTACGGCCTAAACAAGTCGTGTAGCATTGGGGCAGGACAAGCTTATTACAGACCTTCGTGTTCCTCTGTGAAGCCTAAAGacccaagaagaagaagaagaagaagaagaagaagaagaagaagaaatttcagTATTCGATATCAAATgcacatattttattttctttcaaaagctTATCAAAcaatctacaacaacaacaacatacccagtatattcccatatagtgggatCTGGgtagggtaaaatgtacgcagtccataccacgggtagagaggttgtttccgatagacctccggctcaggACCAAGGACTGTAGACCAATAGACAagcaaaatgataaaataacataacaccaacatccacaaaaataaagtataattaaccAAAAGGCAAGCAATATGTTAAAGTAACAAAGAATCAACATTCACAAACAAGACGTATAGTTAACACACCAAGGACCCTCCGTCCCCCAAACCTAGAGCTACCAACCAAGCTACCCCTAACCCTCCTATCTACAGACTACGACTCGACCCCACTCCTTAGCCCTCTAGCTTAATACTTTTcttccaaaccttcctatcgagggtcatgtcctcagtaagctgtaactgttcatGTCATGTTTAATCACTCCTCTCCAATACAACTTAGGTCTACCCCTACCctgcttgaaaccatccaaggccaacctctcacacctacgaactggggcatctgtgcccctTTTCATGAcatggccaaaccatctcaacctcactttctgCAACTTATCCTCTACCgaaaccactcccaccttctcccaaatagtcTCATTCCTGACCCTATCAGCCCTcgtaaatccacacatccaacgcaacattctcgtttccgccaccttcaacctTTGGACGTGAGAACTCTTAAC contains:
- the LOC107879302 gene encoding LOB domain-containing protein 20 — translated: MDEPLTLPLTSNMDEPPSDGASDQNRRIRGLGKRAAGAMEPQGSGALPASTAPCGACKFLRRKCINGCVFAPYFGSDQGAARFAAVHKVFGASNVSKLLLHIPANRRQDAVVTVTYEAQARLSDPVYGCVSTILALQQQVASLQAELALVQTQVMNSRYAVANSFQYSQQQQQEQHVAILQPSYSNNSSVSNNIKLINNINGASNFNNSTSSTAFDHQLHGSADTCTANNSPSFDPIHQLHDEEEEESHNPLAFTNHMFHSL